One region of Ornithinibacter aureus genomic DNA includes:
- a CDS encoding glycerate kinase, which translates to MRVLIAPDSFGSTLGPVQAATAMAAGWAEGAPHDEVEVLPLSDGGPGFLDVLMRALGGTTIATTVSDPLGREVPAAVLLVERDERRTAYVEAAQASGLHLLGADERNPSITGTWGVGQLLEAALATGPDKVVVGVGGSGTHDAGAGMLCALGAGPASELARGGRHLATVSDDVLLGLPGVIDRWRGVDLVLATDDDTPLLGLQGTSAVDAPRKGASPEQAQALEAALGRFTEVVGRSLPTPQVDLLSGMPWRLDREPGAGAAGGLGYALLALGARRASAVGEVLRECGFGVAAARSDLVVTGAGLVDWRQARDSVVAGVAAATMETARPTVLIAGECLLGRRETMTMGFAGSYAVAQTPAELEAMVADPVATLARRTARVASTWSPGR; encoded by the coding sequence GTGCGCGTGTTGATCGCCCCCGACTCCTTCGGTTCGACCCTGGGCCCGGTCCAGGCAGCCACGGCCATGGCTGCCGGCTGGGCCGAGGGTGCGCCGCACGACGAGGTCGAGGTGCTGCCGCTCTCGGACGGTGGCCCGGGGTTCCTCGACGTCCTCATGCGGGCCCTCGGGGGCACCACCATCGCGACGACCGTGAGCGACCCGCTCGGCCGTGAGGTGCCCGCCGCGGTGCTGCTCGTCGAGCGTGACGAGAGGCGCACGGCATACGTCGAGGCGGCCCAGGCCAGCGGGCTGCACCTGCTCGGCGCCGACGAGCGCAACCCCTCCATCACCGGGACCTGGGGGGTCGGGCAGTTGCTGGAGGCGGCCTTGGCGACCGGGCCCGACAAGGTCGTCGTCGGGGTGGGCGGCAGCGGAACCCACGACGCCGGGGCGGGGATGCTCTGCGCGCTCGGTGCGGGACCGGCATCCGAACTCGCCCGCGGTGGCCGCCACCTCGCCACGGTGTCCGACGACGTCCTCCTCGGTCTGCCGGGCGTCATCGATCGGTGGCGCGGGGTCGACCTCGTCCTGGCGACCGACGACGACACGCCGCTGCTCGGCCTCCAGGGCACGAGCGCCGTCGACGCCCCGCGCAAGGGGGCGAGCCCGGAACAGGCGCAGGCCCTGGAGGCGGCCCTGGGCCGGTTCACCGAAGTGGTGGGTCGCTCACTGCCGACCCCCCAGGTAGACCTCCTGAGTGGGATGCCGTGGCGCCTGGACCGCGAGCCGGGCGCCGGTGCCGCTGGTGGTCTCGGGTACGCCCTGCTCGCCCTGGGTGCGCGGCGTGCCAGTGCCGTGGGGGAGGTGCTGCGGGAGTGCGGCTTCGGGGTGGCCGCGGCCCGCAGCGACCTGGTCGTGACCGGTGCCGGCCTCGTCGACTGGCGACAGGCCCGCGACTCGGTGGTCGCCGGGGTCGCCGCGGCGACGATGGAGACGGCCCGGCCGACCGTGCTCATCGCGGGGGAGTGCCTGCTCGGCCGGCGCGAGACGATGACCATGGGTTTCGCCGGCAGCTACGCCGTCGCGCAGACCCCCGCCGAGCTCGAGGCGATGGTCGCCGACCCCGTGGCCACCCTGGCGCGACGCACCGCGCGGGTGGCGAGCACCTGGTCTCCCGGCCGCTGA
- a CDS encoding dipeptidase, with translation MSDVLTADQIRDLRDRVHALMPGLRADLEALTRIPSVSLDAFDQAHVEASAQATADLLRAEGLEVEIVREGGRPAVIGHLAGPPRSRTVMLYAHHDVQPPGDDALWDSPPFEPSERDGRLYGRGAADDKAGVMAHVAALRAHAGALPVGVTVFVEGEEEIGSDSLPTILERHGERLRADAIVLADSTNWAIGEPALTTTLRGMIRVVVTVTTLDHGIHSGMFGGAVPDAITALVRLLASLHDDDGNVAVAGLRSGEAADLPFDEARLREESGLLDGVSTIGSGPLLSRIWTKPAITTIGIDAPSVATSSNTLVPSASAKISMRIAPDEDDLAAFELLRTHLLDHAPWGARVEVTLDDRGLGFAADADGPLYDQARAAFQDAWGVAPVDIGVGGSIPFVAAFAQRFPDAAILVTGVEDPDTRAHGANESLHLEEFEKVCVAEAVLLARLGALPVGEQSQREGSQ, from the coding sequence ATGAGTGACGTGCTGACTGCCGACCAGATCCGGGACCTTCGCGATCGGGTGCACGCCCTGATGCCCGGGCTGCGTGCCGACCTCGAGGCGCTGACCCGCATCCCGAGCGTCAGCCTCGACGCGTTCGACCAGGCCCACGTGGAGGCGAGCGCCCAGGCCACGGCCGACCTGCTGCGCGCCGAGGGGCTCGAGGTCGAGATCGTCCGCGAGGGCGGACGGCCTGCGGTCATCGGCCACCTCGCCGGCCCGCCCAGGTCCCGCACGGTCATGCTCTACGCCCACCACGACGTGCAGCCCCCCGGCGACGACGCCCTCTGGGACAGCCCGCCGTTCGAGCCGAGCGAGCGGGACGGGCGGCTCTACGGGCGCGGCGCCGCCGACGACAAGGCCGGGGTGATGGCGCACGTCGCCGCCCTGCGCGCGCACGCCGGTGCCCTTCCGGTGGGCGTGACGGTGTTCGTCGAGGGTGAGGAGGAGATCGGCTCCGACTCGTTGCCGACGATCCTGGAGCGGCACGGAGAGCGGTTGCGGGCCGACGCGATCGTGCTGGCCGACTCCACGAACTGGGCCATCGGTGAACCGGCCCTCACGACGACGCTGCGCGGCATGATCCGGGTCGTCGTCACCGTGACCACGCTCGACCACGGCATCCACTCGGGGATGTTCGGGGGAGCGGTGCCTGACGCGATCACCGCCCTCGTACGGTTGCTCGCGAGCCTGCACGACGACGACGGGAACGTGGCTGTCGCGGGCCTGCGCTCCGGTGAGGCCGCTGACCTGCCCTTCGACGAGGCCCGCCTGCGTGAGGAGTCAGGGCTGCTCGACGGGGTGTCGACGATCGGGTCCGGCCCGCTGCTGTCGCGGATCTGGACCAAGCCGGCGATCACGACGATCGGCATCGACGCGCCCTCGGTCGCGACCTCGTCGAACACCCTCGTCCCGAGCGCCTCGGCGAAGATCTCCATGCGCATCGCCCCCGACGAGGACGACCTGGCGGCCTTCGAGCTGCTGCGCACCCACCTGCTCGACCACGCCCCGTGGGGTGCCCGGGTCGAGGTGACCCTCGATGACCGCGGTCTCGGGTTCGCCGCCGATGCCGACGGCCCGCTCTACGACCAGGCACGGGCGGCCTTCCAGGACGCGTGGGGCGTGGCCCCGGTCGACATCGGCGTCGGCGGGTCCATTCCGTTCGTGGCGGCCTTCGCGCAGCGCTTCCCGGATGCCGCGATCCTCGTGACCGGTGTCGAGGACCCGGACACCCGGGCCCATGGGGCGAACGAGTCGCTGCACCTCGAGGAGTTCGAGAAGGTCTGCGTCGCCGAGGCGGTGCTGCTCGCCCGGCTCGGTGCGCTTCCGGTGGGCGAGCAGTCACAGCGGGAGGGGTCGCAATGA
- the nadA gene encoding quinolinate synthase NadA encodes MTTTTGPAHARLPLLVLGAGRDLASERGVECPGDLPAPSDPDLVARARAARAALGDRVFVLGHHYQRDEVIEFADVTGDSFKLAKEAAARPDAEWIVFCGVHFMAESADILTSDAQTVILPDLAAGCSMADMAAIDQVEECWDELVEAGVAEATVPVTYMNSSAAIKAFTGRHGGTICTSSNAKTALTWALEKAGAGGKVLFLPDQHLGRNTYARDLGGSLDDCVVWDPHRPMGGLTPEQLRDATMILWRGHCSVHGRFTVDAVEAARRTIPGVKVIVHPECRNEVVELADEVGSTEKIIKTIAAAPAGTAWAVGTELNLVQRLAAQFPEQQIAFLEKNVCYCSTMNRIDLPHLVWALESLVEGRVVNTIRVDDQVAHDARVALDQMLALPGETSKD; translated from the coding sequence GTGACGACGACGACCGGTCCTGCCCACGCCCGACTGCCCCTGCTCGTGCTCGGCGCGGGCCGCGACCTCGCGAGCGAACGCGGTGTCGAGTGCCCGGGCGACCTCCCGGCCCCGTCGGACCCCGACCTCGTGGCGCGCGCCCGGGCGGCGAGGGCGGCCCTCGGGGACCGGGTCTTCGTGCTCGGTCACCACTACCAGCGGGACGAGGTCATCGAGTTCGCCGACGTCACGGGTGACTCGTTCAAGCTGGCCAAGGAGGCCGCGGCCCGCCCGGACGCGGAGTGGATCGTGTTCTGCGGCGTGCACTTCATGGCCGAGTCGGCCGACATCCTCACCTCCGACGCGCAGACCGTGATCCTGCCCGACCTCGCCGCCGGGTGCTCGATGGCTGACATGGCCGCGATCGACCAGGTCGAGGAGTGCTGGGACGAGCTCGTCGAGGCCGGTGTCGCCGAGGCGACCGTGCCGGTGACGTACATGAACTCCTCCGCGGCGATCAAGGCGTTCACGGGTCGCCACGGCGGCACGATCTGCACCTCGTCCAACGCCAAGACCGCTCTCACCTGGGCGCTCGAGAAGGCCGGCGCCGGCGGGAAGGTGCTGTTCCTGCCCGACCAGCACCTGGGCCGCAACACCTACGCCCGCGACCTCGGCGGATCGCTGGACGACTGCGTCGTCTGGGATCCGCACCGCCCCATGGGCGGGCTCACCCCTGAGCAGCTTCGCGACGCGACGATGATCCTCTGGCGTGGTCACTGCTCGGTGCACGGGAGGTTCACCGTGGATGCCGTGGAGGCCGCCCGCCGCACGATCCCCGGCGTCAAGGTGATCGTGCACCCCGAGTGCCGCAACGAGGTCGTCGAGCTCGCCGACGAGGTTGGCTCGACCGAGAAGATCATCAAGACCATCGCGGCAGCACCCGCCGGCACGGCGTGGGCAGTCGGCACCGAGCTCAACCTCGTGCAGCGACTGGCTGCGCAGTTCCCCGAGCAGCAGATCGCCTTCCTCGAGAAGAACGTCTGCTACTGCTCGACGATGAACCGGATCGACCTGCCGCACCTCGTGTGGGCCCTGGAGTCTCTCGTCGAGGGTCGCGTCGTCAACACCATCCGGGTCGACGACCAGGTCGCCCACGACGCGCGGGTGGCGCTGGACCAGATGCTCGCCCTGCCCGGCGAGACCTCGAAGGACTGA
- a CDS encoding glutathione S-transferase family protein encodes MSGGTYVEPSFERDTTYITDRITVDGAGDGSGDGPWPVEAGRYRLVVARACPWANRAIIVRRLLGLEEAISMGICGPTHDADSWTFDLDPGGVDPVLGIPRIKDAYDKRFPGYPRGITVPAIVDVPTGVVVTNDFPQLTLDLSTQWREHHREGAPDLYPQALRSEIDEVNRWVYTEVNNGVYRCGFAGTQSAYDAAYERLFTALDRLEARLLNQRYLVGDTITEADVRLFTTLARFDAVYHGHFKCNRTKLNEMPVLWAYARDLFTTPGFGDTTDFVHIKSHYYEVHRDINPTGVVPAGPDLSGWAQPHGREALGGRPFGDGAPPGPPPAGERVPTAHNPHVGDDGLVHT; translated from the coding sequence ATGAGCGGGGGAACGTACGTCGAGCCGAGTTTCGAGCGCGACACGACCTACATCACCGACCGCATCACCGTCGACGGCGCGGGCGATGGGTCCGGTGACGGCCCGTGGCCCGTCGAGGCGGGGCGCTACCGGCTCGTCGTGGCACGGGCCTGTCCCTGGGCCAACCGGGCCATCATCGTGCGCCGGCTGCTCGGGTTGGAGGAGGCCATCTCCATGGGCATCTGCGGCCCAACGCACGACGCCGACTCCTGGACCTTCGACCTCGACCCCGGTGGGGTCGACCCAGTGCTGGGCATCCCGCGGATCAAGGACGCCTACGACAAGCGCTTCCCGGGGTACCCGCGGGGCATCACCGTCCCGGCGATCGTCGACGTCCCCACGGGGGTCGTCGTGACCAACGACTTCCCGCAGCTGACCCTCGACCTGTCGACCCAGTGGCGCGAGCACCACCGCGAGGGCGCCCCCGACCTCTACCCGCAGGCGCTGCGTTCCGAGATCGACGAGGTCAACCGGTGGGTCTACACCGAGGTGAACAACGGGGTGTACCGCTGCGGCTTCGCGGGCACCCAGTCCGCCTACGACGCCGCGTACGAGCGGCTGTTCACGGCGCTGGACCGCCTGGAGGCACGCCTACTGAACCAGCGCTACCTCGTCGGTGACACGATCACCGAGGCCGACGTCCGGCTGTTCACGACCCTGGCCCGCTTCGACGCGGTCTACCACGGGCACTTCAAGTGCAACCGGACCAAGCTCAACGAGATGCCGGTGCTGTGGGCCTACGCGCGCGACCTGTTCACCACCCCGGGATTCGGCGACACCACCGACTTCGTGCACATCAAGAGCCACTACTATGAGGTCCACCGCGACATCAATCCCACCGGGGTCGTCCCGGCCGGGCCGGACCTGTCGGGTTGGGCGCAGCCGCACGGTCGGGAAGCCCTCGGTGGGCGACCGTTCGGTGACGGCGCCCCACCCGGGCCGCCACCGGCCGGCGAGCGGGTGCCGACAGCGCACAACCCGCACGTCGGCGACGACGGACTCGTCCACACCTGA